From a region of the Phragmites australis chromosome 21, lpPhrAust1.1, whole genome shotgun sequence genome:
- the LOC133903612 gene encoding ATP synthase subunit O, mitochondrial-like, with product MALRYVARRVAIPALRRASGPCVSSSAGSGPLASHSSQGSRGFASEVAKPTGKQIKVPEALYGGTGNYASALFLAAAKANVLVNVESEIKTVVEASKKSPMFSQFIKDLSVPKETRVKAITEIFTEAGFSDVTKNFLAVLAVNGRLKYIERIAERFVDLTMAHKGEVTVVVRTVLPLPEKEEKELKETLQDILGKNKTILVEQKIDYSIMGGLVIEFGQKVFDMSIKTRAKQMELFLRQPIEF from the exons ATGGCGCTGCGCTATGTGGCCAGGAGGGTCGCCATCCCCGCTCTTCGGCGGGCTTCGGGGCCCTGTGTGTCGTCGTCGGCGGGCTCTGGACCTCTCGCCTCCCATTCCTCTCAG GGTTCGAGGGGCTTCGCGTCGGAGGTGGCCAAGCCCACCGGGAAGCAGATCAAG GTTCCAGAAGCTCTATATGGTGGCACAGGCAATTATGCTAGTGCACTTTTCCTTGCAGCTGCCAAAGCAAACGTGTTGGTCAATGTTGAATCTGAGATTAAAACTGTTGTAGAGGCATCCAAGAAGAGCCCAATGTTTTCTCAATTTATAAAGGACTTGTCAGTGCCAAAAGAGACCAGGGTGAAGGCTATAACAGAAATCTTCACTGAAGCTGGTTTTTCGGATGTCACAAAGAATTTCTTGG CTGTCCTGGCGGTCAATGGCAGGCTGAAATATATTGAACGCATTGCGGAGAGGTTTGTTGATTTGACCATGGCACATAAGGGGGAGGTGACGGTTGTTGTCAGGACAGTTCTT CCACTTCCtgagaaggaggagaaagaacTCAAGGAGACCTTGCAAGATATCCTAGGGAAAAACAAAACTATTTTGGTTGAACAGAAG ATTGACTACAGCATCATGGGAGGACTAGTGATTGAATTTGGGCAGAAGGTGTTTGATATGTCGATCAAGACTAGGGCGAAGCAAATGGAGCTGTTCTTGAGGCAACCCATCGAATTTTAA
- the LOC133903908 gene encoding auxin-responsive protein SAUR32-like: MHSKQQQQQQQQGMAVAPKGCVTVRVGAEGEEQRRFAVPLGHLKHPLFGALLEEAEREYGFRHQGAIAIPCRVDRFVQVEHLIDQDLHGSCAHHLVDLDGRGGAGAPHHLHLPRFVGCFRA, encoded by the coding sequence ATGCAcagcaagcagcagcagcagcagcagcagcaggggaTGGCGGTGGCGCCCAAGGGGTGCGTGACGGTGCGGGTGGGcgcggagggggaggagcagCGGCGGTTCGCCGTGCCGCTGGGCCACCTCAAGCACCCGCTCTTCGGCGCGCTGCTGGAGGAGGCCGAGCGCGAGTACGGATTCAGGCACCAGGGCGCCATCGCCATCCCCTGCCGCGTCGACCGCTTCGTCCAGGTCGAGCACCTCATCGACCAGGACCTCCACGGCAGCTGCGCGCACCACCTCGTCGACCTCGACGGCCGCGGCGGTGCCGGCGCCCCGCACCACCTCCACCTGCCGCGCTTCGTCGGCTGCTTCCGCGCCTGA